The region GAAAACTTGAAGTAACTATACATAGACGAATGGAGTCTATAAAGTAAGTAGTAGAAAAAATTAAAAAAGATATTAAAACGACAGATATATTAACATTTTTAAGAACACTTACAGTATCCTCAAAATCAGAGAAAAAAGAAATCACTATGTTTATTGCAAATCCTATTATAACAACTAAAATAATATTGATAATAATTTTTTTTCGACTAAGAGTTCCTTTTTCTTTTTTATCAATTTTTTCTGACATGTTCTTCACCTTTGTATTTTATTTAATTTTAACTGCTTATTTTTTACTATTAACTCCTTCTTCATAAATTTTTTTTAATTCTCTAAAAGCTTTTTCTTCATTATACATGTCAAATAACTTATAAGACTTACTTTCATACTCCTTATAAAAATTTATATCATTTTTTAATTTTCTGAATATCAACATAAAATCTTGAATAGAAGTACCTGATAGATAACAAGAATTAAATATTTTTTTATATACTTCCAAATCTCGCAAAACAATTGGTAAACCGCTACCTGCTGCTTCTAAAACCACTAAACCAAAGGTTTCTTGCAAGGAAGGAAGAAAAAATATATCGGCCATATTATAAAAATCAATCATTTTTTCTCTGTTCACTATTCCTGCAAAAAACAAGTTGGAAGGAGCATTATTAATTAACTCATTCATTTCCTCATAACCGTCTGTCATTTTTTGAAATGGCATACCTCCAACCCAAATAAACTTCATTTCTTTTAATTCAGATGCCATTTCAAAGAAATCTCTAATGCCTTTTCTAGGTTGAATTTGTCCAGCTCCTAAAACCACAAAATCATTTACAGAATAACCATATTTTTTTCTTAAAAATTTTTTTTTAGATTCTTTATCTTTCTGACTAGTATAAAACAGGTCCTTTCTAACAATATTTCGAAACACTTTAATTTTTTCTGGCTCAATTTTTAAATCATTTATAAGTTCCTCTCTTGTTTCTTCACTTACAGCTAAAACAACATCACTAATTTTGTAAAAACTCCAGAGATATATTCTAAATAGAAATAGCCAAAATCTATTTAATTTTAAACTACCCTTTAAAGAATTTGGAACAATATGAGCACTTATAACGCAAAAAGATTCTTTTTTATGGAACAATAATGAGAAAAAGCTTTTTGGATTAATCGTATGAATATGTAAGATATCATATTTTCCAAACAACTTATTTTGATATATCTCGTAATCACTATACTTTTCAAGCAAATACATGTGGTCTTCTGTAGCAGAATATACACCTTGCCCTGGATATTTATGGGCTATAGACAATATATTTATCTTCATTTATCACCTCTATTAAAGCTATAATAACTTCTTTATTCTTTTCAGGGTTCTGTTATATATTTTAGTATACATTATAGCAGAATTATCTATTAGAAATTCACGAAATGCATAACCATCAAAAACAATTTTCTCGTTATTTAAATATTTTTTTATTAAAGTCTTTGATAACCCTTGTTGTTTTGTTAGTATTATAGGTAATCCAATAGTTTCAATGTCATAACGGGCATAATCTTCTAGTTCTGTATAGATTTTACTTTCAAGATCATCTTTTTTCTTGTCTCCAAATAAAATTCTTCCAATTTCCTGAAGCTCCTGACTTCTTCCTCTTAATAATTCTGTTGAACTTTTTAAAAGCTGTTTTCTGTTATCATTTAAATAATCTAAAGAACCACATTTAATAAGCAACTCAATGATGTTTCTATTAATGTTTTTTAGTATTGCGAAATCAAAAAAATCTTCAACATCTTGAAATTTGCAGTTCATAAATATGTCTGCTATATTTTTACCTATGCCTTTAACAGTGTATAACGGTAAGATAATTTGGGTCTTATCAAAATTACCATGTGGATATCTAATATCAGGCGATTTGATATCTACACCTAATATTTTAGCCTCATTAATTATATCAACGTCTAGACCTTTTAATTTAATTAATTCTAAAAAAAAATGAGATGGATCTTTAAATTTCTTGTCCATAAGCCAATAAGAAATATGTGCATAAGCTACTGCGTGAGATTTATTAAAGGCATATTGCGAAAATTTTTCTAGCTGAGAAAACAATAAATTTGCCTGAGCATATCCTATTTTTTTGGTAGCATTATTTATAAATTTGTCTTTAAACTTACTAATCTTCTCTTTTTCTTTTTTAGACATTGCCTTCCTTAATAAATCAGATTCTTCTGGTGAGAATTCCCCTAAAATCTGTGAAAGTTTCATTATTTGTTCTTGATAAACCAAAACACCTTTAGTCTCTGGAAAAATATCTTTCAAATAATCTGGAGCATCTTTTTCTAGATACTGATCTATCATTCCCGATTCAAGTGGACCCGGTCTGTTTATAGCCAACAATAATACCAACTCTTCAAAATTTTTTGGTTTAATCTTTTTTGAAAGCCTTTTTCCTAATCTAGAATCTAATTGAAATATACCTTTAGTTAATCCCATTGAAAGATATGCATAATTTGAGGTATCTTCTAAATTTTCATATTCTTCCTTTGCTTCTATTTTTTTTAAAAAAGATAGTGTATCTAACGAAAGAACATCAAATTTTTCAACACCCACAAGCTTCAAATCTGACATTTCCCACTCAAGTATAGGTATACTTCTTTGTTCTAAAGGTCCAAAGGTTCTCAGATCATCATCTGATATAACTAAACCTGCTGCGTGCGTTGATTCTGCAGTTTCTAAACCTTCTAAATAGTACGCTAAGATATAGAAAATTTTTTCTTTATTGGTATAATTTGATAGTTTATTCAGGTTTTCTTTACTTCTAATTGGAGGTAATAACTGAAGGTCGGTAGAATAGCCTAGTAATTCTTCACTCTTTTTTAAAGCAGACCTAACTTTCATTGTAGAATAAGTCCGTATTTGAACAACATTATAAAATCCCATATTTCCTTGTAATGTTTTTATAAGTTCGTTTCTTCTCTCTGCATCAACGTCTATATCTATATCAGGAAGCTCATGTCTATATTCATTTAAAAATCTTTCAAATAATAATCCATATTTCAGTGGATTAACCTTAGTTATACCTAACTTATAAACTAAAAAAGAGCCAACAGCTGAGCCCCTTCCAGGTCCTATTAATATACCTTTTTGGGCGGCAGCTTCTATTATTTCTTTTACTGTTAATATATAATTCTCAACTCTTAATTTTTTAACTGTACTTAATTCATAAGCTAATCTTTTTTTCTCTATATCCGTCATTTTAATATCTTTAAAATAATCAATAAGATTTTTTTCTCTAACCCTATACTCTTTAAATGTGTATTCTTTTAAATTATAATAGGTCTCCTCATCGCCAATGAAAGCAAGCTCGTTCTGATATTTTAGCACATCTTTTACACACCATGATTCAGGATCTTTAAAAATTTTCTTTAAACCATCTATTGGATACCTTACATAAGGTAAACTTAAATCGATCTCTTTTAAATTTAAATTGTTAATAAGTTTGTTATAATGCATTATTGCTTGCTTGATATCTTCATTATTTTTAATAAAAAACTTCTTATTATTTGTTTCGTATAAAATAATTGGCTTAATCTTGTACTTTTGACATAAATAAATAAATCTCAGCCAAGATTTAGGATGAGATTCAGATAATACTATGCATTTAAAACCATATTTTTTGGCCAAAACAAAAAGATCTTTTATTTGAAGATAAGACTTACCTATCGATTTTGAAGTTTCTACAGGACCTAATATTTTCAATTGCTGTCCCCCAAATCATTACTGAAATTCATTAAAACTTTTTTAAAATCTTCTGGTAAAGGAGCTAAAAACTCCATCCACTTTCCATTTCTCGGATGATAAATTCCTAGTTTCAATGCATGAAGCATTTGTCTTTCAATAGGAATTTTCACAGACTTTTCAAACTTATTTTTACCATACAATGTATCACCTACAACTGGATTTCCTATATATTTAAAATGAACTCTTATTTGATGTGTTCTACCCGTTTCAATTTGTACCCATACTAAAGATGCAAGACTATTAAATTCCTTTAATACTTTGTAAAAAGTTACAGCTTCTCGCCCATTAAAAACAACCGCTCTTTTCTGTCTTGAAGTAGGGTGCCTTCCTAAAGGTAAAGTTATTTCACCTTCTTTTTCTTTTAAAAGACCTCTTACAATGGTTAAATAGATTTTTTTAGTTTTTCGCTCTTTAAATTGCTCAGATAAAAAACTTTTTGAATAACTGTTTTTACCTACAACCAGTACCCCAGAAGTATCTTTGTCAA is a window of Defluviitoga tunisiensis DNA encoding:
- a CDS encoding glycosyltransferase codes for the protein MKINILSIAHKYPGQGVYSATEDHMYLLEKYSDYEIYQNKLFGKYDILHIHTINPKSFFSLLFHKKESFCVISAHIVPNSLKGSLKLNRFWLFLFRIYLWSFYKISDVVLAVSEETREELINDLKIEPEKIKVFRNIVRKDLFYTSQKDKESKKKFLRKKYGYSVNDFVVLGAGQIQPRKGIRDFFEMASELKEMKFIWVGGMPFQKMTDGYEEMNELINNAPSNLFFAGIVNREKMIDFYNMADIFFLPSLQETFGLVVLEAAGSGLPIVLRDLEVYKKIFNSCYLSGTSIQDFMLIFRKLKNDINFYKEYESKSYKLFDMYNEEKAFRELKKIYEEGVNSKK
- a CDS encoding helix-hairpin-helix domain-containing protein — encoded protein: MKILGPVETSKSIGKSYLQIKDLFVLAKKYGFKCIVLSESHPKSWLRFIYLCQKYKIKPIILYETNNKKFFIKNNEDIKQAIMHYNKLINNLNLKEIDLSLPYVRYPIDGLKKIFKDPESWCVKDVLKYQNELAFIGDEETYYNLKEYTFKEYRVREKNLIDYFKDIKMTDIEKKRLAYELSTVKKLRVENYILTVKEIIEAAAQKGILIGPGRGSAVGSFLVYKLGITKVNPLKYGLLFERFLNEYRHELPDIDIDVDAERRNELIKTLQGNMGFYNVVQIRTYSTMKVRSALKKSEELLGYSTDLQLLPPIRSKENLNKLSNYTNKEKIFYILAYYLEGLETAESTHAAGLVISDDDLRTFGPLEQRSIPILEWEMSDLKLVGVEKFDVLSLDTLSFLKKIEAKEEYENLEDTSNYAYLSMGLTKGIFQLDSRLGKRLSKKIKPKNFEELVLLLAINRPGPLESGMIDQYLEKDAPDYLKDIFPETKGVLVYQEQIMKLSQILGEFSPEESDLLRKAMSKKEKEKISKFKDKFINNATKKIGYAQANLLFSQLEKFSQYAFNKSHAVAYAHISYWLMDKKFKDPSHFFLELIKLKGLDVDIINEAKILGVDIKSPDIRYPHGNFDKTQIILPLYTVKGIGKNIADIFMNCKFQDVEDFFDFAILKNINRNIIELLIKCGSLDYLNDNRKQLLKSSTELLRGRSQELQEIGRILFGDKKKDDLESKIYTELEDYARYDIETIGLPIILTKQQGLSKTLIKKYLNNEKIVFDGYAFREFLIDNSAIMYTKIYNRTLKRIKKLL
- a CDS encoding RluA family pseudouridine synthase encodes the protein MEKVIYKVNEGDDQKRLDLFVLEKLPIKVSRNMIQELIKRGAVTVNGGIKKSHYLVKKGDEIVICLDNLEISDHMNEEDSISPENIPLDILYEDEDIIVINKPAGLLVHPTNKIRSGTLVNALMYHIKDFDKIGDDPNRLGIVHRLDKDTSGVLVVGKNSYSKSFLSEQFKERKTKKIYLTIVRGLLKEKEGEITLPLGRHPTSRQKRAVVFNGREAVTFYKVLKEFNSLASLVWVQIETGRTHQIRVHFKYIGNPVVGDTLYGKNKFEKSVKIPIERQMLHALKLGIYHPRNGKWMEFLAPLPEDFKKVLMNFSNDLGDSN